Genomic DNA from Halobacteriovorax sp. DA5:
TGTTCCTCCTATGATTACAATTCTTAAAGACCTTGATCGTGATATTAATTCTCTTGATTTCCTTGATGCTAACTTGAAGTATGATGGAGATTTGCAGGTTCCAATGATTGAGCCTTTATTTGGCCTACGTCAATACATGCCTCTTTCACATACTTTTCCTCCAGCAAATCGTACGAATTGTTTTGTCATTGGAGATGATAATGGAAAGAAAATTGTTATCGATCCATCTCCTAAGAATGAAGAAGAACTAGAAAAGCTAATTTATGGCCTAAAGGAACATGATCTTAGTGAGATATTTCTTACTCATCACCATCCTGATCATCACGAGTTTAGTCGTGAATTAGCAAAGATATTAAAACTACCTTTTTCTATGTCCGAAGGTACTTATGAACATCTTTTAGGAGACTTTGGGCAGGATTATTTTGATGGCCATGAAGTAAAGTTCTATGATGATGGCGATATTGTGACAACGTCATGTGGCCATGAAGTAAAGCTAGTTACGACTGGTGGCCATGCTTTTGGTCAGAGCTCACTTCTTCGTGCTGACGGCTCATGGATGATTGTATCTGATCTTATTCAAACAATTGGAACAGTTACAATTAGTGGCCGAGGCTCAGATATGAGAGAATATTTTCACTCTCTTACTAATGTAATCAATCTAGATCCACAAGTTGTAATGCCTTCACATGGAATTTGTCTTGGTGGAACAAATAAAATTAAGCAAACTCTTGATCATCGAATTGAAAGAGAGAATCAAATCCGTGCTTGCTTGGAAGAAGGCAAGAGTCGTGAAGAGATTTTTCAATCAATATACCCAGATCTTCCTGAAAGATTACATAAGTACGCCTATGCTACGATTGATTCCCACTTAGATAAATTAACTAAGTATGGGCCAGGACTTTGCTAAAAAGCAAAATTTATTGGCACAATTAATTGCTCAAAATTTAGTGATTAGGATTTTTACAGCTAAGATTTATTCTTTAATATTAATAGGTTAATCCATGGTTCAAAATTATCTTTAGTATAATTCATTAAAATTATTCACTCATATCCTTTCTCAAGTGAAAATAAGCTAGGGGAGTGGTCAACTTTATTGTCGGCAAAGTAAAGAAATAAAACTTATTAACCGATAAATTAAGAAGATTAATCTATGTGAGGAAGAAATGAAAGTTGTTAAATCATCGATTATCCTATTATTCACGATTAACTCAACTTATGCCAATGGCAATATTGGTTTATTGCAAAATGATCCATTGTTACCAGACGGTGCAGTATTGATCGGCAATGGTATGGTTATGGGAACAGGCGCTGGTGTTGGCATTGATAATATATCGATGGGATTAGTTGAACAAGTTAGTGACTATGCGAAAAAGAGTGTTGATATCGAACAGTCACTACGCCGTAAACGTCTTCAATTCTTCGAAAACCCAGATAAGTTTTCTAATAGAGTTGCACCTATTAGATATGATGCAAACTTTATTACTTCGGGATTTATGAGTCCTATTCTATTAGATGGTGATTCACAAATGAGTGACTTTGATCCCGAAGGAGATGCAATTAGCTTAGTAGGGGAAGACACAAATAAACAGCCATCCGCTACTTTAAATTTTAAAATTGGAAATTATGTATCGACGAGCTATTTATATTCATCTCCAAGAGCGTCCCTTTTTAATAGTGGCTGGAGTACTCCCGTCAGTGAAGGATGGGGTTCTTCAAGCTATGATTTTTATCAAAGCTATAAACCATGCCCTGGAAATAAGGCCTTAACTGATGGACTAGGCGATAGTGCTCAATTCTTAGAAAGCTTTATGTATAAACTTGATACTCGTTTTATGGGGTGCTCTGATGAGTATTTAACAGTTGTTGATGATGGCTATAATTTAAAGCCAATGATTGATACTAAGAAATTTTGTAAGTGTGCTAGCGAAATTTCACATGAAGATAATGTTGAAGAACAGATTGAAAATAAAGATGTTCTCGATGACTTTGCTGATAAGCTCTATGGAAAGCTTCTTGCTCACCGAATGAAGAACTTTGCAGAGTTTTTAGAGCGTTCAAAAGGTCGTTTTGATGAATTTGAAAAAGGTAAAGATTCAGTCGACTCATATAGCTGTTCTAGCAAGAACGTTGAGGCCCTTAGTAAAAAGTTAAAGGGATGTTTTGGTGGAAGTGCTGCAATCGCAATTGATAAAGCGTTAGAACTTGATGGGACAAAAGATTCAAGAGGTTTCTTCTCCAGCCTTATTCCTTTAGGAGAGTCTGGTAAATTAGGACGATCAAAAGATCGTATGGCCCAGCTTTTCTCAAAGGTTAATGAGAAAACGATATCTAAGCCAGCTTACGAAAAGGGTGAAGACCAAAAAGTTAAGGAATTTGCTGAGATCTTTATTTTACAATATGAAAAGCATAGTAAGGATATACTTGGTTTTCCTCGCTCTTATGTTGATGAGTTAAATGCCTATATTCAAAGTGACCCTGTTATGCTTGGTGCATACCTAGACTTCAAAAAGAATGAGCTTGAAGTTATGGATAGTATTCTTAAAGCTAAGGCCAGTGATGAAAATAGAAGAGCTATCAATAGCTATGTGAGATTAGATCAGCAGTATCTTTCTCAAGTTCAAGAAGATATGCTACAGCTTCAATTTGCAACATCAATCTTTTCTAAAACACTACCTCGTCTTATTGACGGTTCTTCTAAGGCAACTATTGCACAAATTTCTAAGGCATTTAATGATCTTGAAATGGGTAATGAAGAAGGTGTTAAGGCAATGGGGGATATCTATAGCGTAATGAAAGAACAACATGAACAAGAGCTTAGGCTTTCATGTCGTGATCAAATTATGTTCTTAGAGGAATCTTGTAATGAGGACAATGCTCAAGAGGTAATGTCTTCTGTATCTACTGAGGAATTTATTGCTATTAATGATAGTGTTGATGGTGTTAATTCTGAAGATGTTTCGATAAACGCTAAAAAATACTGTGTCGCTATGAATAAGGGGTTATTTAAAGACTCTGAAAGAACGGTTTTAAGCGTTGAGGTAGCATCGCAGTCAGTTGTTGATGAAATTAGGTCTGTCTATGATCCATCAAGTGATATTGCTTCAAAAAGAAAAAGTAATGATGAAAATAATGTTGCAAATGGTGCACTTGGTGGCTTTACTGAAAGAGCAAATACAGCAGGACAAATTATCAGTAATGGACAACAGGATGCTTCAGGAGTTGCAGGCGATGGTAGCTCAAGTGAGTATAACTTTGATGAAGCGGCTCAATTTTTAGAAAGCTATAATAGTTCAAACTCTTCATTACCATCTAATAGTTTTGCAAGTTCGAATGTTATTGATAACAACTCTCTGCAATCAATGATTCAAAATCCGTCAACATCTGTTAAGTCTCTTGAAGATGTGAAAATAAGAGTTGAGGATGAAGCCGAGGCAATTGCGAAAGAGCTTGAAGAGAACCGAAACTCTACAGCTGTTTCTACTGATGAAGCGAGTCAGAGTGCGGAGCTTAGAGCTGAGCTTGCTGCACTTAAAGCACAAATAGCAGAGCTTAATACTGCTATAACTGCAAAGTCTGAAAAACCTATTGATGAAGATGATCCTGAAAGAGAAAAGCGTATTGCAGCTCAAAGAAATAAAGTAATGTCTAATATAGCTGCAAGTAGTGGTTTTGGTGGAGGTCGTCGAGATGCGGCACCTGCAGGAAATACTAGAGCTGTACAGCAGGCGTCTAGTGGATCGAGTATTCCTTCAAATCTTTCTGCTGGAGCTGGAGGCAGTTCTTCATCGGCCGGTACAGGAATTAGTGCGATCAATCGACTAGGTGCAACTGGTGGACTAGGACTTACAGCAGGCTCTTCTTCACGTGCTTCTTCTGGAGCAGTAGCAGGTGATAATATTGCTAAAAGTGATCAACGCTTAGTTGCAAAAGCTATTGCTGAAGGGAATAACAGTGTTGTTCTTGCCGATGGCCGTGTCTATTATATTGGTCATGATGAAGATGGAAATGTGATTCTTTCTGAAACAGCAGAAGAAGTATTAGCTGGTGTGACGAGTCCTGAGCAAGAAGGACCTCAACTTCCTACTCCTAAGGCCGAAGACGGTCCTAAGCGTGAAATTGCTTCTGAAGGTGAAGAAGTAAAAGTTCCTGGCGAGGATAGTATTTATACTAAGTTCTTAAATGCCGCAGAAATCAACGAATAGAATTATCAATAAATTCACATATAGAAAAGACCAGCAATAGCTGGTCTTTTTTATTTTTTTTTACTTTTTTTTGAAAATAGAAAGTGTTGAAACGACGACTATTATTGGCGCAAGGAGATTTTGTTGTTTAGTCGCTATTTATTTATTTTTAAACAGTTGTACACGTGAATTCAGTGAGTTTGCTCACCTCATAATTAAGTTATTTGTAGTGTGTTTAGAAAATATATTTTTAGCGTCCATAATATATTGAAGAAAGGAAGGGGCACAATAAGTTTTGGTCACTTAAGAGAATTCTTAATGCCACCGATAGACAAATTGGATCAGGTATCCGGGACGGAAATGAAATTAATTAAAATATTTATTATTACGACATTGTTTACACTACAGAACACTACTCAAGCAGCCGCTATCCTAGGAGTCGCTGGAGGTTCGTTTTCTACACCACTTCAACAAAATCTACTAATGTTAAGTGAAGTCGATACGGTTATTGCTGATGCTGGTATCTATCTTCTTGAACAGGTTGATCACAACGAAAATACATTCAATGAGATTAGAAAGAATCGTATCCTTGGTACAAGTGATCCATTTGTGGAAATGGAGAAGTCTCTTGCAAAGTCTGGCTGTGTTGGTGATCGTAAGAGTTCATCTCCAGCTGATAATCAAATTGATCAAGTGACAAAAATGGAAATCAGTATGTCTCGTTATGGTAATGCATGTCGAGACACTTTATATAGTGTTGACCTTCAAGAAGGTGCTAAAGAGAAAATTAATGTTGAACAATACTGTGGTTGTGTAAGTAACGTTACAGCTTCTGTAACTCAAGAACAGGCATTAGTACCTAATTCAGATGAAGCATATAAGAGTAAGTTTCACTCTGCGATTGTGGCCAGCCGAGTTTATAATCTTTTTGATCTAATTAGAGACAATGCTGGACGATTAGAACGTTATCGTCACAAACTAGCTATTAGAGATAAGAACTTTGATCGATTTACCTGTACAAAAAGTGATATTGATAAAATTAGTCAAAAAATTGAGTCTTGTTTAAGCCCTCAAGTTAGAAATGCAGTAGATAAGAAGCTTGGTTATAATTTGGATAATCTTATCAAAACAAGTACCGAAGGAGAGGCAAAGCAGCGCCTAAATCATGTTTTCACAAAATCTAATACAGAAATCGATGATTATTTTGATGATAAAATCGCTGCTGAGAATGTTGCCCTCGATGGTAATGGCGGTAGTAAAAGAAACCGATTCATTGATCTTTTCATTGTAAGATTCAATGAACAAAGAATTAGTGGTGAAGGATATTCGAAGTATTATAAAGATGATCTTAAAGCTTATGTTTATAATAACAAAATATTTAGTCGTGAATTTTATAGTTTTAGAGAAAGAGAAATTGCAAAGTCAGATAAGTTAAGTCGCTCTCTTTATTATCAAACTGATGGTAAAGAAGGTCGCCTTGATTATGCTAATCAAGTCTTTACTGCAGAAGAAGAGGATCAATTTCTAATTCAATACGTATCCTTCTTTGGTTCAAAATTTATGAAATCAATGGTTCGTGACGCAGATGATTTTGAGCAAGTAACTAAGGCCTTAAAAGAAATTAAAAATCAAGGTGTTGATACTAAGAGCTTTATCTTTGATTCTCTTATGAATCACTTAACAGATTTGAAAGAAGAAGTAATTAGTGAGTGTGAGAGTCGTATTGAAGAACTTGAGTATACTTGTGATCCTTCAAATTTTGATGATGTAATGAAAAGTGTATCTGCAGTTGAATTTACTGAGGCGAATGAGTCATTTGGTGGAAATGATATTGAAACAGCAGAGTTCTATTGTTCAGCTTTTAATAAAGGAGAGATCCCACAAACTATTGCGGGTGGGTATGGTAACTTTACTTCAACTTATGACCCTGCACTCGTTTTTGATGAAGTTCGTGGAAGTCACGGACAGCAAATTGCTTCAGTTAGAGAGTCTTATGAGAAGGGTGGCCTAGCAAATGCGTTTAATAATAATTCTAAATCAAATTCGAATATAGAAAATGTATCTGCAGATGCTATCGATGATGGAGCCTTTTCTCAAACGGCAGAGTACCTAAATAAGAAGTATACAAATACACAAAATACTGGGATGGCACAAAGCTCGCAAATGGCTACGATGGGACAGGCCCAAGTTGCTCAGGTGCAAACAAATACTGCTTCTCAAGTAAATGAAACAAAACATGAAAGAGTCGAGAGAGAGATTGAAAATCAAGTTGAGAAAATAGAAAATCAACTTGCATCAAGTGTTAATGACGATCAAGAAGCGCAAGAGCTTAGAAAGCAACTTAAAGAGTTAAAAGAACAACTGGCCAATGTTGCAAAAAATGCACTTGCAGTTAATGAAGAAAGCGCAAAGAGAAAAGAAAGAAGTATTGCTAGTGAGCAAAATTTTGCTGATGAGCGAGCGTTAGGTCACTTTGGTAGTAGTTCTTCTGCATACTCTCACTCTGGTGCAGCTCCATCTAGTGTAAGAGGAGGGGCCTCTGTTGGTTCAACTTCTGGCCGTGGTGGTGGAGCATCAATAGCAGGTGCTGGGACTTCTGGATCAGCATCTTCAATCTCAGCTGCCCTTGGCGCAGCAGATATGGTATCAGGACTTAGTTTATCTAGTAATACACGATCAGATGTACTATCGGTATCAGATAATCGAATAGGAAAGCAAGATCGTAAGCTAGTTGCTGATGCAATTTCAAAAGGTAGCAATCGCGTTGTCCTAGCAGATGGTCAGACATACTTCATTGGCCATGATGATGATGGGAACGTCATCCTTTCACAATCAAAAGATGCACTATTTGAGGTAGCAATGCTTTCTGAATTAGAGGGGCCCCAGTTAGAAGCAGATCAGATTAAAAAACTGGATAACGCAGGCCGCTCAATTGCCTCGGAGGCTTCAGAAGTAAGTTCTGAGGATAGTATCTACTCTCAATTTCTCAATGCAGCAGAAATATCAGAATAATTTCTTAGAATAAGCCGATGCAAGGCGCGTTATAACGTGCCTTGCCTTGTCAAAATCCCTCATAAATAGATAAAATTGCTCAGTTTTTATTACAAAAGTTAGAGGCAATTTCTATGACAATTTCAGGGACGCTACCTATCGTTTCTAAGGTCGATCGATCAAGTGATGACTTTAGAGAGAATTTCAATTTTCATTTTTCAAATGTAGAAGAATTAAGAAACAAAGTTAAACATGCTCATATGGGTGGAGGAGAAAAGTCTGTTTCTCGTCACCACTCTCGTGGAAAATTATTACCACGTGAGCGTATTGATAAAATCCTCGATGCAGGATCTCCATTTATCGAATTATCATCTCTTGCTGCAAACGGCATGTATGGAATGGATATCCCAAGTGCTGGTATCGTAACAGGTATTGGTAAAGTACACGGTGTTTGGTGTATGTTCGTGGCCAATGATGCAACTGTTAAGGGTGGAACTTACTTTCCAATGACAGTTAAGAAACACTTAAGAGCGCAAGAGGTGGCACGTGAGAATCGCCTTCCATGTGTTTATCTTGTGGACTCTGGTGGAGCATTCTTACCAATGCAAGATGAAGTATTTCCAGATAAAGAACACTTTGGAAGAATCTTTTTTAATCAGGCCCAAATGTCTGCCCAAGGGATTCCACAAATTGCTGTTGTTCTTGGTTCATGTACTGCTGGTGGAGCTTACGTTCCTGCGATGGCGGATGAATCAATTATTGTAAAAGATAATGGGACGATCTTTTTAGGAGGACCTCCTCTAGTAAAAGCTGCAACAGGTGAAGAAGTTGATGCTCAAACTCTTGGTGGGGCAAAGGTTCACACTAGTGAGTCTGGTGTTGCTGACCACTTCGCTGAAGACGAAGACGACGCTCTTGCAATTACAAGATCAATTCTTGAAAATATAAACTTTGAGCAAAACGAAGATGACTTCAATTTTGAAATGCCAAAGTATGATGCCGAAGATATTTACGGAATTCTTCCTCGTGATACGAAGAAGCCATTTGATATTAGAGAGATCATTGCTTGCCTTGTTGATGGTTCACGCTTTCATGAGTTTAAAGAGAAATACGGGCCAACACTGGTTTGTGGTTTCGCAAAGATTTGTGGAGAAAGAGTAGGGATCGTAGCTAATAACGGTATTCTCTTTTCTGAATCGGCAATTAAAGGTTCTCACTTTATTCAGCTTTGCGGACAAAGAAATATTCCATTAGTTTTCCTACAAAATATTACTGGTTTCATGGTTGGTTCTAAATATGAAGCTGAAGGAATTGCAAAGCATGGTGCTAAAATGGTTACGGCCGTTTCAACTGTTAATGTTCCAAAGTTTACAGTTGTGATTGGTGGATCTTTTGGTGCTGGTAACTACGGTATGTGTGGTCGTGCTTATTCTCCTCGTTTCTTATGGATGTGGCCTAATGCTCGTATCTCAGTAATGGGTGGTGAGCAAGCAGCAGGAGTACTTGCAACTGTTCGTCAAGACGGGCTTGTTGCAAAAGGTGAAAAGCCGATGACGGCCGAAGAAGAAGCGAAGTTTAAACAACCTATCTTAGATAAATACGAAAATGAAGGAAGCGCATATTATTCAACAGCAAGACTGTGGGATGATGGTGTGATTGAACCTCATAAAACTCGTGATATCTTAGGTGCGGCAATTAAAGCAAGCAAACAGGCTCCAATTGAAGAGACTAAGTTTGGTGTCTTTAGAATGTAGTGAAATAGAAGAAGGATTTTTTATGACAGGATATACAAAAGAGATAAAAACAGGTGAAGAAAGTGGGATTTGTTTCATCACACTAAATCGCCCAGAAGTACATAATGCATTCAATGATGAGATGATTGCAGCACTTACAGAAGAGTTCCTAGCAC
This window encodes:
- a CDS encoding MBL fold metallo-hydrolase; translated protein: MKQSVSAIFICEDQVLIMKRQNYLRAFPGYSSFPGGKVDEEDVLNGGDDYLLFALKREIQEELHINIDELLKSGHILDVKQYALAVTPDFNPHRFENYYFKVFIKDKSALEEINFHFDEGEIAKATWMNCHEAFTEYKKGHLLVVPPMITILKDLDRDINSLDFLDANLKYDGDLQVPMIEPLFGLRQYMPLSHTFPPANRTNCFVIGDDNGKKIVIDPSPKNEEELEKLIYGLKEHDLSEIFLTHHHPDHHEFSRELAKILKLPFSMSEGTYEHLLGDFGQDYFDGHEVKFYDDGDIVTTSCGHEVKLVTTGGHAFGQSSLLRADGSWMIVSDLIQTIGTVTISGRGSDMREYFHSLTNVINLDPQVVMPSHGICLGGTNKIKQTLDHRIERENQIRACLEEGKSREEIFQSIYPDLPERLHKYAYATIDSHLDKLTKYGPGLC
- a CDS encoding carboxyl transferase domain-containing protein is translated as MTISGTLPIVSKVDRSSDDFRENFNFHFSNVEELRNKVKHAHMGGGEKSVSRHHSRGKLLPRERIDKILDAGSPFIELSSLAANGMYGMDIPSAGIVTGIGKVHGVWCMFVANDATVKGGTYFPMTVKKHLRAQEVARENRLPCVYLVDSGGAFLPMQDEVFPDKEHFGRIFFNQAQMSAQGIPQIAVVLGSCTAGGAYVPAMADESIIVKDNGTIFLGGPPLVKAATGEEVDAQTLGGAKVHTSESGVADHFAEDEDDALAITRSILENINFEQNEDDFNFEMPKYDAEDIYGILPRDTKKPFDIREIIACLVDGSRFHEFKEKYGPTLVCGFAKICGERVGIVANNGILFSESAIKGSHFIQLCGQRNIPLVFLQNITGFMVGSKYEAEGIAKHGAKMVTAVSTVNVPKFTVVIGGSFGAGNYGMCGRAYSPRFLWMWPNARISVMGGEQAAGVLATVRQDGLVAKGEKPMTAEEEAKFKQPILDKYENEGSAYYSTARLWDDGVIEPHKTRDILGAAIKASKQAPIEETKFGVFRM